The sequence ATAATCTCAGGGCCACCACAGAAGAGCCTATCTATAGCAATGGACCACAGATTGATGTGCACAACTCACTGGATCATCCTACTGACAGAGAGAGCAATACTAATGTGCACGTAGAAAGTGTTTTTTTCTCTGCAGTAGAACAGCTAACAAAGATGAACCCTCCTCCGGTGCCAAGGCCTAAATATTCTATACTTCAGGTTGGAGTCCAAGATAGAAGCACGGTAcagtttcttttttccctttttcttttattatttcttGCTTTTCTTTCTGCAACTGCAAGCAGACCTGTACATTAAGCACAAAACTTACCTGATGTTTGCAGGTAAGAACGGCTCCAGGTTTGATATATCCTTCAAGAAGGCTTTCAGGAGAGATACGCAAATTACCTGAACAAATAAACGCCAAGGTGGTGCACGGCAATGGCAACCTTTAATCGTTTTCCTAATTTCCTGCAACTAATACTACTTACATTAGATTATTCTGACAAAGGCGTGTACTTTTGTTTGCCCTTGTCAGTCTTGCGATCTGAAGCCTGCCCTTGAAAGAGGCTCAAATGTGACAGTTGATCACAGGAACACAAAAGTGGCTACAATCTTGCAGAGGGTTGATCACATTCGTCAGGTAAGAATGATTCAATTACGGTTACTAAATGAACAGCTCTTGTCAACAACTTACCATGATACTTCATTGTAAAACAGGCTCACGCAGAAAACTACGACATTGACAGTGAGGTTAGCTGGAGTGACAGTGACTGATTCGTCGATGCGAGAAGTCAAGTCATTCGTTGAACTTTGCAAAGGGAGACTAAAACATTAAGCAAATGCAGGCAGTGAAGTTGAAGCAATTGCATTTCCTCTGTCTCTCGGTGCCAAAGTATGGGTAGCAAACAATCCGTAGCGAACTAGCAAGAGCTGTTATATTTGATGCTGAAATTGAAGAGTACATTCTAGTTGTCCTTACGTAAATAGCTCCAGactattgtactccctccgttttaaaatgtttgacaccgttgactttttagcacatgtttgaccgttcgtcttattcaaaaaaaattatgaaatatgtaaaattatatgtgtacatgaaagtatatttaacaatgaatcaaataatatgaaaagagtaaataattacttaaattttttgaataagacgaatggtcaaacacgtactaaaaagtcaacggtgtcaaacattttgaaacagagggagtagtaacgtAACTGTCCATGAAGATCAGCATGACTTAAGTAGATAGAATATTATGTAAGAGTATGAAGCAAGAAAAGTATATGTACTCTGAAGATATTATTGAGTGGCACTACGATGGTTGGTGGTGCCAATCAACGCCAAGCTTCACTGATGAAGTCATGGAAATAAAAGGGGAGAAAATCCCCAGTGCTGTTGTGCGGAAAAATGCCAATAATACCTTCTTTAGCAGAAAAAAATATGCTGTTGTACAGAAAAATTGCCGGTGATACCTTCTTTAAGCAGAAAATGATAATGATATCTTGTTTACCAGCCGTTCTAACTTTTAGAGCATGTAAACCTGCTATCAGTTTTGGGAAGTTCTCGCCTACACTGAACTTTATAACATCACTAGCGTGAGGGCAAACCGTGTATCATTGACGCTGCTCCCTTCAATCAATCTCAGGCTCAGCATGCCGCGATCGTGACGACCCCAATGCGATTTACATTAGCCACAGTTCATTATTCAGTGCAGTACTTGAGAAGGCAAATCATGAGAAATGCAATTTGTTCTATCCAACTCCATCCCAAGaagtaacaaaacaaatttcacAAGTATTTTACAAACCAAGGCAGCATAGCCTATGTGataaatcaaatatatattcgTCCTACAAGGTTACCCACCCCGTCACTGGCGACCAGTGAGCACATCACATGTAAAGACCCTCCGGcacaccttccttcttcttgAACATCACCTTCTCCTTTGCCTTCTTGAAGTCAGCATGTGTCACCTGTGAAATCATAAAACAGCACACCACGGTAAGAATGTGGAAGTGAGGACCATGCAAATTGTTTCTTCCAGACATAATCAATGAGCGAGCACATTATAAAAGCTCAGAGCAAAACATAATGATCTCGCCGAAAGGTCGAGctgataatgaaataaaaatctaGTTATCTGTATGACTGTATCACATACTCatatagaaaaactaaaaatgacaTTGTTTGGTATATAGGTCAGTAGACAAAACGGTCTAAATTGGGCTCTCATAAAAGGTTTGATTATTTCAATTAGAGACAAAAAGGTTCACTCATACCTTCATTCGGCGTTCTCTCAAAGCAAGAAGTCCAGCTTCAGTACATATTGCTTTGATATCAGCACCGGAAAACTCATCCTTGGTCATGACAAACTCTTCCAGGTTCACATCATCTGCCAATGTCATCTTAGATGTGTGTATCTGCACGATTCACAACATTCATGAGAACCAAAGGAACTGCTTATCAGTTATCATGCATTCTGAAGTTCTAAAAGATACTAATGGATATTTACCTGGAAGATGCGCCGCCTAGTTTTAATATCTGGCAGAGGAAATTCTATCTTCCGATCTATGCGACCAGGGCGTAGCAATGCTGGATCAAGACTTTCGATGCGATTTGTTGCTAGTATAACTTTGACATCACCACGAGAGTCAAAACCATCTAACTGGTTAAGAAGCTCCAACATAGTTCTCTGAATCTCACGCTCCCCTCCTGAATGAGCATCGTACCTCTTTGTTCCAACAGCATCAATCTCATCGATAAAGACTATTGAGGGAGAAAGCTCATCAGCAACTCTGAACAGTTCCCTGACTAGTTTGGGACCATCACCAAGATACTTTTGAATAAGCTCACTTCCAACAACACGCAAGAAAGTTGCGGATGTGGAGTTAGCAACAGCCTGCAACAACAATGCAAGTAATCAGTGGTCAGAGAACTGAGAGGTACAGAATGACAAATAGTGCAATGCTTTGCTTAATTATTACAAGCCATAAATGGAGGGCTGAAGCCTGCATTACTGCCATAAGCTATATTGACTCCCAATACGCAAACCAGAACACTAACCTTGGCAAGTAGTGTCTTCCCTGTTCCAGGTTCTCCATATAATATGACTCCCTTGGGTGGCCTGATGCCAATGTCTTCATATAGCTCAGGATGGGTCAAGGGAAGCTCAACTGCCTCTTTGATTTCTTGGATCTGAGCATCTAGCCCACCAATGTCAGCATAGGATTCCAGCGGAGCTTTCTCCACTTTCATCACAGAAACCATAGGATCAACTTCATCTTGCAAAATTCCGACCACAGACAGAACCTGGAAATAGGGATTTAGTGAGCAAGCTTGCTAGAGCATTAAAATTACTAGCCACATGGATGTACGGTTGAGTCACTTATTCGATCATAAGAAAATGATATTCATATCTATGGAAATgtataatactacctccgtttcaggttataagactttctagcattgcccacattcatatagatgttaatgaatctaggcacacatatatgtctagattcattaatatatattaatgtgggcaatgctagaaagtcttataatatgaaacggaggaagtataatcaCAGCATAGTATTAAGATGGTTTAATGTTCTATAGTTGAAAAGTAGCCTTCTGTATTGCTCCTCAAAATATCATAACACATCTAGCCTAAGATAGAAGCAGAAGAATAATATACTTCAAAGGCATCATAGAAACAGCAGAAGGTTGCTTTGCACCCAAAATATACCCATATAGATGCATTTGTATGACAATCATCAGGTTCATAACACAACAGTTGCCCCCCAAAAAGAACAAGTTTGGGCAGTGAGATATCTGGTGTTTGGATTATCACCTTGTCATAATTCATAATCAATTCTCCCGGATTTCAAAAAGGAAAAGCCTTAATCTTTCAGTCTTTCTACAGGCAGTGCCAAACAAATCACAGAATGCCAGAAACACATGACTTTCAGTCACATTCTAGTTCCAGAACAAAACAGatacaccctccgtcccaaaataactcaacTTCTAGAGTTCGAATTTTGCCccacaaaaaaccaacttctatcATTCTACCTAACCTCAGCTCGTTttaaaacgagaagttttatcccttcaataccctttacctacctatcactcTTACTACTTTTTCCAATGATTAAGGGCATTTTAGTTATTCTCCATCTCCACTAATTCCACCTCGGGATGCTaggagttgatttttttatgggacggagggagtatgatgcTGTACTGAATTATCAGCTCAACAATATAAACAATCAAAACCCCAATCCCCATGTCCTTGCTATGCTTCTAGTGTGAAAAATCATGTATCAAAGTTTACAGAAGTTCATATGTGCAAGTGTAAGGTTTTTGTGAAAATTGGGTGTACAAAT is a genomic window of Oryza glaberrima chromosome 7, OglaRS2, whole genome shotgun sequence containing:
- the LOC127779251 gene encoding 26S proteasome regulatory subunit 4 homolog, coding for MGQGTPGGMGKQGGAPGDRKPGGDGDKKDRKFEPPAAPSRVGRKQRKQKGPEAAARLPNVAPLSKCRLRLLKLERVKDYLLMEEEFVAAQERLRPTEDKTEEDRSKVDDLRGTPMSVGSLEEIIDESHAIVSSSVGPEYYVGILSFVDKDQLEPGCSILMHNKVLSVVGILQDEVDPMVSVMKVEKAPLESYADIGGLDAQIQEIKEAVELPLTHPELYEDIGIRPPKGVILYGEPGTGKTLLAKAVANSTSATFLRVVGSELIQKYLGDGPKLVRELFRVADELSPSIVFIDEIDAVGTKRYDAHSGGEREIQRTMLELLNQLDGFDSRGDVKVILATNRIESLDPALLRPGRIDRKIEFPLPDIKTRRRIFQIHTSKMTLADDVNLEEFVMTKDEFSGADIKAICTEAGLLALRERRMKVTHADFKKAKEKVMFKKKEGVPEGLYM